DNA sequence from the bacterium genome:
TGAGTGGGCCGCAGCCGGTCGAAATGCTCCTGCAGCACTACTATAAGATCAGGCTGATAAACGGTGTTTGGCGAAAGCTTAACATCCAGAGGCGCATCGTAAACTTCCCCCAGGCCTTCCTGTTCTACCGCTCTGACAAGGTCCAGTAGCAGTCGCTTGGATATTTTTTGGTGAATTCGCGTGGGTGATGGACTTGGCATTGGGACTCCTTCAACTAAGATCCAGTATCCCGGTTTATCTTCCACCCACTTGCGAAATTCCTGATATTCTGAAAACGTGATTGAAGTATCGATCGACTTCATGATCTATTTATACTACATCGCTGTGAGAGCAAAAACTAC
Encoded proteins:
- a CDS encoding Uma2 family endonuclease, yielding MKSIDTSITFSEYQEFRKWVEDKPGYWILVEGVPMPSPSPTRIHQKISKRLLLDLVRAVEQEGLGEVYDAPLDVKLSPNTVYQPDLIVVLQEHFDRLRPTHIEGAPDLVIEILSPATAKIDLFDKKYHYAGAGVFEYWIVDPDTSSIEIYVLESGALTLKFSARATGTAKSFLIRELVIDLSALFDNL